AGCTACACTAGATAGCTCTTAGAAATCCAATCTTGAGAATTTCTTTCTACGATGTTCGTCTATCCACACCACTAaagccaaaggaactaatacctttgacaagAGCATTCCACTTGAGGTTgatgttgacgtttatgcttggctTAGGATGGAAACACAATCTTGATCACGAAACTTGGTGAAGACATCAAATAGCTTCTCCATAAACCATGGGGAAGCATTGCCTTGTATTCCATCTTAACATGTCCATCATGTGATCAAGCATGTATTTCTTCAGGACAtatatcttgaacttgcccttgtaaACCATGTTTATcttgacttgatgtcatcctctcattgcCACTTAGAATCTttctcttgatgcaagcccatgataaatacctaacccacatagacatagaAAAACACATaatatgggttagtacacaaagcacaattgaCAATTTCTTACCATACCATAAGATTTCATGTGGTACATTATCACTGCTTGCGTGATTGACCATTTAGAATTCAATCTTCAAGCATTATCTTGGTCGACCTTTATATTTACCCCATGATCAAACCTAATGTCTGGAGGACCATTTCTTATAAGCTTGATAATGTCCCCGAGATGACCTGAAAAAATGTTCAACAAAACTTTTTTTCGTTGTGTCGACGCAAATGATTTTGCTTTTTGAATCATCTCAATCCAAGGTCGTATGCAGAATCTACAACTCGAACAGTCCAGCCTGAAAATGAGTGAGAAGGTTTCGCCCCACACCAGACACCCAAACGCACATGTCTGATACCTTGCGTGAGTAATTGGAACCCCAAGAATTCCTCGAATGAAACAAAGTTCAACACGGAATGTCTTTGTCTCTCAAGCTGAATGGTTTCTGTTCTTTAATCATTTCAATTCGAGTCGCATGTGGCCTATGTGTTCCAAATATTAACTTTTGTTAATGTCATTCATTTCAACCTTGTCGAATCTCCAAACTGAAATGATGATGGCTCAACTCATTTTCCTAAGCATGAAAATCTCTCAGATCCTTCAGTAACATTCATTTTGATCATCTCTTGGTCATCCATGGAATACAAGTTGATCATGTTTGATTCAATAATTGAACCCAAACATGATGCACAACTATATATGGTGATGACATTTATTTCGAATCCATTCAATCTTCTTATTGCATTTCCCATGGAACAAGCCTTCATATATACCATTATTTCTTCATAGGTATTGTCATTTATTATCAAGGCTCAATGCATATGCTTGCCTTCATGAACTACATGCAGTTTCAGCGAATCTCCATGCTGATGTGTAAACGCGTGAGGGTTGATCTAAAAGGCAATAAAAATCAAGGGGCTGTGTCACAAAAACTCGGGCTCAACTAGTGCGGAGTGACGCGCGTCATTGCGGATGTGCCGAGTACATGGACCGTATTGAAGCACTTTGAGAGTGCCAGGACCGTTGTAGACATTGCCTACAAGTTGAAGGGCCAGAGATGCATTTAACTCTAAATCGGAAGTTACTAGTATCAATCTTCTTATTGCATTACCCATGAAACAAGCCTTCATATATAACTTGATACCATTGTTTCTTCATATGTATTGTCATTTATTATCAAGGCTCAGTGCATATGCTTGCGTTCATGAACTACATGCAGTTTCAGCGACTCCCCTGCTGATGTGTAAAGGTATGAGGGTTGATCTACAAGGCAATACAAATCCAGGGCTGTATCACAAAATCTTGGGCTCAACCGGTACAGAGCGACGCGCCTCGTTGCTGACGTGCCAAGTACATGGACCGTATTGAAGCACTTTGAGAGTACAAGGACCGTTGTAGACATTGCCTGCAAGTTGAAGGACCAGAAATGCATTTAACTCTAAATCGGGAGTTACTAGTATCAATTACAATGGTAAGGTCTTATTTTAATGTGTAATGGTGGCGGTAGTAACCCCCGTCTTGATGGCAGTAGTAACCCCCGTCTTGATGGGTGTAGTAATGCCTGCTTTTATTGTGAGTCCTTTAACGTGCTGGATGTCACTAAAATGACTGATCACTCGGTCCTGGTATTGTTTGAGTGAAGAGCCTTCTATGAATGACAACCCGGGTATGAATGATGATCCGGGTATGACTGGCTTCTCCTGATCCGACTGGACTCCTCATCCGACTGAGTGCTCCACAGCGATGAGCCCATGACTAATGGCTCTGTTGCATTTCGCATGAgtattgatggtgtcctggactaggcgATACTAGCCACGTTGGCTCCCGGCCATGTGGGCCGGGCCGAGGATCCCCCAAAGTTATCAATCAGTGGGCCACATTTGCCGGGCCCAAGAGCACCAAAGAAGGAATTTTCCGAAGACTTGGTGCACACTTCAAGACTTAGAGGTTGTCTTTGGCCCATTTAACCCTAGATGTAACCGACCTATGTGTAACCCTAGGCACCCCGGTATCTTTATAAGCCAAGGGGTGAATGTTGTAGACAATAACTCTCATACACACAcgatcacgtggtagatcaacCTGTAACTTATACTCCCCcacatcaatacaatcaaaagtagGACGTAGGGAATTATCTCTTTGGGAGAGCTTGAACCTGGATAAATCCCCGTGTCACTTGTTACCATTGTGCAAGACTACCAGCTCGGGACTCCCAACCCAAGATCTTTGGGCCTGGGCCCTTAGTTGGGCCAAATGTCGTCGTGGGTCTACCTAGtggggagactgttagaaatatgccctagaggcaataataaattggttattattatatttccttgttcatgataatcgtttattatccatgctaaaattgtattgataggaaactcagatacatgtgtggatacatagacaacaccatgtccctagtaagcctctagttgactagctcgttgatcaatagatggttacggtttcctgaccatggacattggatgtcgttgataacgggatcacatcattaggagaatgatgtgatggacaagacccaatcctaagcctagcacaagatcgtgtagttcgtttgctaagagcttttctaatgtcaagtatcatttccttagaccatgagattgtgcaactcccggataccgtaggaatgctttgggtgcaccaaacgtcacaacgtaactgggtggatataaaggtgcactacaggtatctccgaaagtgtttgttgggttggcacgaatcgagactgggatttgtcactccgtgtaaacggagaggtatctctgggcccactcggtaggacatcatcataatgtgcacaatgtgaccaaggagttgatcatgggatgatgtgttacggaacgagtaaagagacttgccggtaacgagattgaacaaggtatcgggataccgacgatcgaatctcgggcaagtagcataccgattgacaaagggaattgtatgcgggattgattgaatccccgacatcgtggttcatccgatgagatcatcgtggaacatgtgggagccaacatgggtatccagatcccgctgttggttattggccggagaacgtctcggtcatgtctgcatggttcccgaacccgtagggtctacacacttaaggttcgatgacgctagggttatagggaatagatatacgtggttaccgaatgttgttcggagtcccggatgagatcccggacatcacgaggagttccggaatggtccggaggtaaagatttatatatgggaagtcctgttttggtcaccggaaaagtttcgggtgctatcggtaacgtaccgggaccaccgggagggtcccgggggtccaccaggtggggccaccggccccagagggctgcgtgggccaagtgtgggaagggaccagcccctaggtgggctggtgcgcctcccacaagaggcccaaggcgcagggaagggggaaagggggaaaccctaggctcagatgggcctaaggcccacctagtggtgcgcccccctctctccccccttggccgcccctccaagtcccatctagggctggccacaccccttggggggaaccctagatgggggtgcagcccctccccctcccctatatatagtgggggttttggggctgctatACACATGAGaacacccaagttctggcgcaaccctccccctcttccatgtcctcctcctctcccgcggtgcttggcgaagccctgcaggattgccatgctcctccatcaccaccacgccgtcgtgctgctgctggacggagtcttccccaacctctccctctctccttgctggatcaaggcgtgggagacgtcaccgggctgcacgtgtgttgaacgcggaggcgccgtggttcggcgcttagatcagaatcaaccgcgatctgaatcgctacgagtacgactccttcatccgcgttcttgcaacgcttccgcttagcgatctacaagggtatgtagatgcactccccttcccctcgttgctagattactccatagattgatcttggtgatgcgtagaaaattttgaatttctgctacgttccccaacagattccaCCGACAACGCAACTCAATGACTGGTTGGTTGTTTCTCATCAATGGCTTGGATATTGACATGCATTTCTTAGTTGTGTGAGCAATGACACCGAAGGAAGTCAAAAACCTAAAACTCGATTCTCACTCCGATCAAATAAATGACCCCAAGTTGTTGGACATAGGTTATCTATCCAACGATCCAGTCTTCTCCCACACGCCTATTAATCCCGTTGCCATCTCGGTCTCCCTCGACCCACTTCGACCGGGTAATCGGCCCTCGAGCTGGCATAGGTTATCCATCGAACAGTCCAGTCTTCTCCACCGCGCCTATTAATTCCCTCGCCCCCTCCGTACCCACTTCCCGGACCAGAGGCAGTGCCACACTTTTCTTGCCTTTCCAGGCTCTTTCGCATCCACCTATTCATTTCATTCCCATCTCACCCGCATCTCACGAGCGGCGaactttctcccccccccccagttGCCTCTCTCTCCCACCGCCTCCTTCATGAGCCACCATGTGCACTAGCCCTGTGCCATCGCCAACCACCCCCTCTCGCAGTCGATCACGGTGCGTCGCTCTAACCACATATACCAGATCCTGAATCGAAAAGGCATGTACGTGGATCGCCAGAAACGAGCTCCATGGCGCTCCACCCCCTCCCGTGCTCGACACCGCCGGTTGCATCACAGCAATCGTCACCGCGGGCGGCATCTCCGAGAGAAGGTACCCGTCTCATCCCCGCCTTATCATCGGTTTCTTTTCTCTTCCGCGTGAATTCCCTTTTGTTACATACATTGAACGATTTGCGCGTGTGCCAATCTTGTAACGAGTTTCCCGTCACATATTTCCACAACGTAAAtggatttcaaaaagaaaaaaagaagaagaagaaaagacgcCGCGCAACATTTCATCCCCATGACCTGCATGCGTTTCTTCTTGATGCACCGGCACGGACGGTCACCCGGGGTTTGTGATCCATGGAGCATCAGGACACCCTGAATTCGTGAGGCACCCTCGTCATCCATCCATCCACCTTCACCTAGAAGTCTAGAACTAGAAACGCCCCGGCTGGCCCCCACGGGCACGGCACTCAACTGCGCCAGTACAAAGCTCCACCTCACACCCGTGCGCAAACAGCCGCGCCGAAAAAAACTGAAAGCGCAAGCCACCAAGGGTCCGCCGCTACGAACCAGGCTCGCAAACTCGCAGTTGACATGCCACGTCGCCGCCCGAGCAAACAAACTTTGGAGCTAATTACTGTACTTACCTGGCAAACAATGGACGGAGAGATTATAAAGAGCAGGGGAGGAGCGGCACCCCCACCCAAATAAATCCAGCCCCCCTCCCCTCCGTCCTCCACGCCGGCGACAGGCGTCAATGTACGGATGTCCCCCCGCCCAtagccccaccaccaccaccacctccattctctcctccctcctcaccGTCGTCGATATTTCATCTTTTCTCCCCCTGTCTTTGCGCGTGTGTGCGCGCCTTGGGTTTGGGTAAAACCGCCGCACCACCGAAAGAGCAAGCCCAGCCTCCCCTCCATCCCCCGATGCCGCCTCGTGCTCCGCTCCTCCCCTCCCACCACCATAGCCTCTCAGTGATACAGTAGCCCCACCCTTCCGTCCTCCACTCTGCTTTCCCCCCTCGAAACCCCATCCCCGCCGCCGTTGGTCGGTCGGGCTCGCGCGCCGCGGCTGCTCCATCAGGAGCATCCGCTTGGGTTTTTCACCGCTGCTGCCACGAGGTTCAGGCTCAGGCGCTCAGGCTCAGGCCGCGTCGCGACGAGCCGCCCCCCGCTGGCACGCGCGCCCGCGCCAGCAAAAAGGCGAAGATTCCCGGCCTCGCCTCCAGTCCCCTCCACACCACCCTCCTCCCTGCCCCTCTAGTCCAGATCTGCCGCTCTCTCGCCCCCCTCCCCCGCTCCCCGCGCCGCCAGattcgccgccgccgacgccgacatGCGGCCGCTGCGGCGCCTCTGACCAAAGGGGAATAAAAAGACTCCCGCTTTCGTGATTCCTCTTCGCGCCGGCAGGGGCCGATGGGGTGCGGCCAGTCCAAGCTGGAGGAGGAGAAGGCGGTGAAGCACTGCCGGGAGCGCTCCGAGCTGCTGGCCCTCGCCATCCGCCACCGCTACACGCTCGCCGACGCGCACCGCGCCTACGCCGACTCGCTCGGCAGGGTCGGCGTCGCGCTGCACGACTTCGTCCGCGGCGTCCAGacgctgcccccgccgccgccagagCCCACGCTCCACCTGCCCCCCGGCAACCGCAAGGGAGACGGcctgcccgccgcctcgcccgccaaCAACCCCGCAATCGCCTCCTCGTCCAACGGCcaggcgccgccgcccgccgccaagcAGGTCCGCATCAACCCCGATGACCAGCACATCCACTTCCACTCCGACGGGGACTCCGATTCCGAGGACGGCCACATCAAGTTCCACTCCGACGACGAGGCCGACCCGGGCCAGCGCCGGCCCGAGATCGTTCGCTCCGCGGGGGACCCGGGCCAGAGGCCGCCGCCGCAGCAGATGGGGCCGCCGCCGTATGGCTCCTCCGCGTACGGCCCGCCGCCGTCGTATGGTGCTCCTCCGGGGTACGGGTATGGTGGATACCCCCCTCCACCTGACTACGGCGGCATGGGAGGGCCCGGCGGCTATGACCCGGGCTATGGCGGCATGGGGGGCGCCGGAGGCAATGGACCGGGATACAGCAGCATGGGACCACCGCCACCTAGCAGTGTTGGATACGACCCACCTGGCTACGGCGGCATTGGTGGCTATGGCCAGAGCTTCTTCAACATGAACTATGCCCGCAGCCAGCCCCCACCACCGTCCGTTTCACACCAGCACCGCCCGGAGGCCACCGACGCCACAGTCCAGACCTTCTTCAACATCAGCTATGCGCGTGGCCAGCCCCCGCCGCCGTCCGTATCGTTTGAGCAACGCCCGGAGGCCAGTGATGCCACGGTTCAGACCGTCTTCAATACCAGCTATGCGCGGGGACAGCCGCCTCCGCCGTCTGGAGCATACGAGCAACGCCCGCAGGCCAGCGATGCCAGAGTCCACTATTATGGTGACGGCGGCGCGCAGCCACCCCCGCGCGGGTACAATGGGTATGCCTCCCCGCCGCAGAGTTCCTATAACCAGTATGCCTACGGTGGTTACTATGGCGGTGCTGCTGCTCCACCTCCGGCAGATATGCCATCCTCCTCCCGCGAGGAAGTCGTGCCACCGCCGCCTCCATCTCCGCCGAGTGTGTCTACTTGGGATTTCTTGAACCCATTTGAGACCTATGGGAGCTACTATGACCAGCCAACTGCTGCTCCAGCGCCATACACTCCCAGCAGGAGTTCCAAAGATGTGCGCGAGGAGGAGGGCATCCCCGATTTGGAGGATGAGGACATGGAGGTAGTCAAGGAAGCTTATGGTGAGGACAAGCACCTGTTGAATGGGCACACTGGGAAAGGGAAGGCCGCAAAGGAGGAAGGTCGGAGCAGTACTGGGGATGAACTGCCCCGTGACTCCAAGTCGTCGCTGCCAAGTAGTAGTGGGAGCAGCTTGGATCATGATGTTCATGTAGTGGAGAAGAGTGTTGTCGGAGAACAGGTGCGGAATGAAGCACGTCAACATGTTGCTGGCCTGCCGGGCACAGGATCAGAGAAGACGTATGTTGATGACAATGAGGTGGTGCTCGAGATCAAGGCTCAGTTCGAGCGTGCCTCCAGTTCAGCTGGTGAGGTGTCCAAGATGCTTGAGGTCGGCAAGATGCCTTACTACCAGAAAGGTTCTGGTTTCAAAGGTTGGTGAATTGTCTCACCTCTGCTGTCAAACGGTTCTGGCTTGTTCTTTTGCAGTTTCTAAACATGTTTGCTAAGTTTTACCCAATTGCCAATCCAGTATCTGCGATGATGATTTGTGGGATACCGACAATGGAGGAGGAGTTCCTGCGGTTCGAAGAGGACAAGGCGATGGGATGTGGCAACCTTTCCTCGACACTACAGAAACTATACATGTGGGAAAGGAAGCTTCTTCAGGAAGTTAAGGTATAGAATTCTCCTTTTACATATTTGAATTTCTGAGGAACATTGTGAGTCGCGAGATTACTTTATTTTGGCAATGTGATTCCTCATGTTCTCATTTCACATGCCTCTGCATCCTAATTTAGTGCACAGAGTCAAAGTACAGTATGTGAAAGTTTTGGATTTGTCCATTGTCTATGGTACTGACTGATTACAATTAGGAGTTTCCATCTTATTTTTTAAGGGGTAGCACTTACTTAGGTATTGTTGTTGCAGCTAAAATTATGTATCAGGTAGTTAAATGTAACTTTTTAATTAATGAATAAATATGCTTTGAATAGGTCCACTTTAATACTCTTTTGTTCTTCCATGTATAAATAAATGTTTGGTTGATACTCATTGAAATGATGTGGAAGTGGGTCAATGCTTTTCTTATCACTCTGCACCCATTTATCCAATATTAGATTCATTGGACTCAGTTTCTTCGTGTACATTACAGGCTGAAGAGGAGGAAAGGCTTAAGTATGATAGGAAACGCCAGGACCTGCAAATATTAGATGAGAAAGGTGCAGAAACTGAAAAGATCGTAGCGGCTGAAAAGGAAATAAGGAAGTTATCGACAAGAATAAGCATAGCTATTCAGGTTGTGAACACCATCTCAGGCAAGATCAGTAAGCTAAGGGATGATGAGTTATGGCCACAAACATGTGAGCTCATTCAAGGGTATGCCGCTCTCCCTTAAAACAACAGTAACCTGCACATACCCCTATCTGTTTCCTGCTTCTTTTACATGTTAGAATATCACATCTGGAATGTCTAGCTACATGTTTATGTTAACTTGAGTATTTTCACATACGCAAATCAGTGGATTTATAAATCCTTTTTCTGCACTACCTTGCAATATTGTTAATGTGAGTGAGGTGATAGTGAGGCACACAATTAACAGTGATCAATGAGCAGTTAGAAAAAGTATGTAGCACAAGGTTTCCTTCAGTAACCAAAATGCTTTTGTTGTGTCAATCCTAGTAGTATTATATCTTCTCTCAAACAGGACAGTCTTTTCCATTGCATGTTCTTACCAGGTTatatgtttattttattttattttcatgcaTCAGGATTCAGTCCTTTGTTCACAGTTTTTTTTTCCATGTAGTGCATTGCAAGATTTAGTTGACTGTTGACATCTATGGTGGTGTGTTGTTCAGTTAGCACCTATGCATCTTTCTTTACTGTTTTTATTTACGCACATGTTGGTCTGTGATATTGGAACTGATTGTATCAAATGCTTTTATCCAGGCTGATGCGGATGTGGGATGTTATGTTAGAATGCCATCAGATCCAGCTGCATGCCATATCCCAAGCTAAAAACATAGACTCCATGATAGATGCTGCAAGGTTTGGTGATGATCACATGGACTTGATCAAGCATCTAGAGCTTCAGCTATTGGACTGGACTACCTGTTTTGCCGGATGGGTTACCGCTCAAAAGAACTATGTTAGTACGTTAAATGACTGGCTGCGGAAAGGAGTTGAGTATGTGCCCGAGGAAACGGATGACGGCGTCCCTCCATTTTCTCCTGGACGGTTAGGTGCACCGCCCATCTTTGTGATATGTAATAATTGGGCAGCCGGCGTGGCGAGGATATCCGAGAAGGAAGTCGTCAAGGCAATGCAAGCCTTTGCGTCCAACGTTCTCCACCTCTGGGAGAAGCACAGGTCACAGCAAAGGCAGGGTATGATGGCCAATAAAGGAATGGACAGGGACCTGAGAGTgatggaaaaggatgaacaaaaaaTGCGCAAGGCTCTGGAAGCAAAGAACAAGAAGCTTGTCCTGGTTTCTGATCAGACAGGCGTGTCCTTGTCCGCACAGGTGTTACACGGCGCAGGCCCCCAAGCCGAAAACAGCAGCCTGCAGTCGAGCTTGAGGAATATTTTTGAAGCGATGGAGACCTTCACTGCTGCTTCCGCAAATACTTATAAGGATCTCAACCTTCGCGCCGAGGAGGAGAAAGCTCGAGTCGCCGAAGAGAGTGGCAGTAGTGTTCCGTAGCTTCCATGGTCTGTGTTTGCTGCTACAATTGGACACAGGCCTATGTCAGTGCAAAGAAAACTGACCCTGGTGATCCAGATTGGAACTGTAGTGTGCATGGCCGTGGCTCGATTCTGGCGGCAGGCTTTCAGCTGATGCACTCCCCATCCTTTGATGCCGAGCAGGTCCGAGGCAGGCTCAGACATGATGATACCTCAACCTTGTTGATTTGAGAATAATAGGCTTTGAGGATTGGATGGCCGACCATCTGTTCACAGACCATACCGGAGAAGGAGCAAGGAAACTGTGGTGTGAATCAAGAGGAGGCAGTCGCGGCTACCTGTGCATCTCAGCAGCACAGCAGCAGTGGCGGCCAATCCCTGAGCTAAGCAACGGGGCAGCACGGCGCCGAGCTGCCTGAGGGGTTTCCATACACCGCGCCGTGTAAAAAAAATAACAAATCGATGGTCATGCTGTCAGGCTTCGGAACTGGTGGTGGTAGAAGAGCTGCATCCTGCTGAATTGCCGGTGCACAGACGAGTGTCGGACATGGCGGTGCCTGAAGCGCCGAGGAACACAATGGGGCATGGTGACATATGCAGAGCCGGACGGCGGCAGCAGTAGCTCGGCGCCGGTACTTGACGTAGAGGCCGATCGGCGGGCTCGATCGACCGTAGGATATATAGATGGCTAACGAATCGCCCTGGCTGTTGTTCACCGGAAGTTTTTTGGTCGTTTGTTCTTGTTGTGTTTATTCGTATATAGAAGAAGATATGATTCAATTGGTGCAGCtggttgtttgtttgtttgtttgttttgtgtACAGCTGCTGGCTAACTGAACTTAACTGAAACCAACCTGTTGTTTTCTCTCTGTGTGCGTGTGTCATATCTTCGCCGAGCTCGGCTGGGTGTGCCGTGTCTTCTGGACCTGGATTTGCTGAAGCCGATCAGTGAGCCTCTACGGACTAATCTATCTGTCTATCCGTCCTGATGGGACGCCCATCCATGGTGCATGGGCCCGTCCCCTTTCCCTAGAGGCCTGGACGCACAAGCTGCTTCACAGTGTGCAGCTTGACCGATCGGGTCACGCTCGGCATCGTACGCGCAGAAACAAAAAAGCACTGTGTAGTACATACACTGGGCACTGCTGCTGAACATGGCCGCCTCCACAATTCATTTCCACGCAACGGGTGTACCCGATCACTGCTCcagcgtgcatgcatgcacaagcaaGCAAGCACCATTTGATCAAGAGTGAAGTGGATTATTGTCCTTCTTGGGGCTGTGGAGCATGCATGCACACTTTCCCACCCGTCACACCGGATGAGATGCACCCACCCACTCACTCACAGGTGCATTTGTGAGAGATGATTGAAGCGCGAGGGGACCCTTCCCTTGTCACATGTGATCCAGGTCCTTGATCCTGTCAAGAATTCCGCAGGTCCCGACGGCGTCGATCGATCACATTCACGCGGACCCTTCTTGGGCAGGTCCACAAAAATCGGCCTCTGCTTTTTTTTACTCTAGTAGGAGTATACGGTACTGGTTACGAGGCTGCTTCGTTTCGAGCCGCGTGATCCAGCGCTTTTTTTGACTGTTGACGATACGGCCGTGCCCTTTTTTTTTTCCTGCGGGGAGATACGGTCGCGCCTGTAACAGTGCGACTACTACCGCGTAATCTTCCAAATTGTACGTACGCGGCTACGCGATGCTTTACAGTAGAGCAACGTCTATTCTCTCACAGTAGTGCTACAATCTTCCAAAGGTATTTGGTGTCCTCGGCACATGCAT
This window of the Triticum aestivum cultivar Chinese Spring chromosome 5D, IWGSC CS RefSeq v2.1, whole genome shotgun sequence genome carries:
- the LOC123122503 gene encoding protein ROLLING AND ERECT LEAF 2, with the translated sequence MGCGQSKLEEEKAVKHCRERSELLALAIRHRYTLADAHRAYADSLGRVGVALHDFVRGVQTLPPPPPEPTLHLPPGNRKGDGLPAASPANNPAIASSSNGQAPPPAAKQVRINPDDQHIHFHSDGDSDSEDGHIKFHSDDEADPGQRRPEIVRSAGDPGQRPPPQQMGPPPYGSSAYGPPPSYGAPPGYGYGGYPPPPDYGGMGGPGGYDPGYGGMGGAGGNGPGYSSMGPPPPSSVGYDPPGYGGIGGYGQSFFNMNYARSQPPPPSVSHQHRPEATDATVQTFFNISYARGQPPPPSVSFEQRPEASDATVQTVFNTSYARGQPPPPSGAYEQRPQASDARVHYYGDGGAQPPPRGYNGYASPPQSSYNQYAYGGYYGGAAAPPPADMPSSSREEVVPPPPPSPPSVSTWDFLNPFETYGSYYDQPTAAPAPYTPSRSSKDVREEEGIPDLEDEDMEVVKEAYGEDKHLLNGHTGKGKAAKEEGRSSTGDELPRDSKSSLPSSSGSSLDHDVHVVEKSVVGEQVRNEARQHVAGLPGTGSEKTYVDDNEVVLEIKAQFERASSSAGEVSKMLEVGKMPYYQKGSGFKVSAMMICGIPTMEEEFLRFEEDKAMGCGNLSSTLQKLYMWERKLLQEVKAEEEERLKYDRKRQDLQILDEKGAETEKIVAAEKEIRKLSTRISIAIQVVNTISGKISKLRDDELWPQTCELIQGLMRMWDVMLECHQIQLHAISQAKNIDSMIDAARFGDDHMDLIKHLELQLLDWTTCFAGWVTAQKNYVSTLNDWLRKGVEYVPEETDDGVPPFSPGRLGAPPIFVICNNWAAGVARISEKEVVKAMQAFASNVLHLWEKHRSQQRQGMMANKGMDRDLRVMEKDEQKMRKALEAKNKKLVLVSDQTGVSLSAQVLHGAGPQAENSSLQSSLRNIFEAMETFTAASANTYKDLNLRAEEEKARVAEESGSSVP